Proteins encoded together in one Macadamia integrifolia cultivar HAES 741 chromosome 8, SCU_Mint_v3, whole genome shotgun sequence window:
- the LOC122087231 gene encoding uncharacterized protein LOC122087231, producing the protein MRRSGQYADSGVDAYVSAQLHHMSAQRMQHNSAMNQFPGRPDALPSEEEHHYMSSKTEGQWQWDREAIKASNSMPSHLYSEGQGGDPSRSYYQGQRPDPKLGVEKQTIKDPRSQNHEQDMEIGYEDNNTFAQTFEGLEQKFLDEIMKLTKEQNDAEDAENARHREKISEINAQYQEKLTELRARHSTRRDEFLCRETQARQHQYQQAEMRSYADSMGRSDPQNYGIPAAAEAHRGYASGQFDSYRERAQFLGGGRSHGFESRGPYPGGRVYNTGSRYY; encoded by the exons ATGAGACGATCAGGGCAGTATGCCGATTCTGGGGTTGATGCATATGTTTCTGCTCAGTTGCATCACATGTCTGCACAGAGAATGCAACACAACTCTGCAATGAACCAATTTCCTGGACGTCCAGATGCTTTACCCTCTGAAGAAGAGCATCATTATATGTCTTCTAAAACAGAAGGACAATGGCAGTGGGATAGAGAGGCTATAAAAGCATCAAATTCAATGCCATCTCATTTATACAGTGAAG GTCAAGGGGGTGATCCATCTAGATCTTATTACCAGGGTCAGAGACCGGACCCTAAATTGGGTGTAGAGAAACAAACCATCAAAGATCCAAGAAGTCAAAACCATGAGCAAGATATGGAAATTGGGTATGAGGACAACAACACTTTCGCACAGACATTTGAAGGTCTTGAACAGAAATTCCTAGATGAGATCATGAAATTGACCAAGGAGCAGAATGATGCCGAAGATGCAGAAAATGCTAGGCATAGGGAG AAAATAAGTGAGATCAATGCTCAGTACCAGGAAAAGTTGACTGAACTTCGAGCCCGTCATAGTACTCGCAGAGACGAATTCCTCTGCCGGGAAACACAAGCACGACAGCATCAGTATCAGCAAGCAGAGATGAGGTCCTACGCCGACAGTATGGGCCGGAGCGATCCACAAAACTATGGTATTcctgctgctgctgaagcacaTCGAGGATATGCCTCTGGGCAGTTTGACTCCTACAGAGAGAGAGCTCAGTTTCTTGGAGGTGGCAGAAGTCATGGATTTGAGTCAAGGGGTCCATATCCTGGAGGACGTGTTTACAATACGGGTTCTCGCTACTACTGA